Proteins co-encoded in one Centropristis striata isolate RG_2023a ecotype Rhode Island chromosome 24, C.striata_1.0, whole genome shotgun sequence genomic window:
- the LOC131962664 gene encoding motile sperm domain-containing protein 2-like isoform X3 → MTVEMELSTNEGNQDLEQIWEKIRPLQRLSCPILQDVEPFLRQTLSGSPGTSDRGRINATLLQVLASSRRLEQKLDQCIWTQKVFIVLVIGLTALWGFTLYIHFSTGYSKWTTAKN, encoded by the exons ATGACTGTTGAAATGGAGCTCAGTACCAATGAAGGCAACCAGGACCTGGAGCAGATCTGGGAGAAGATCCGCCCACTGCAAAG actcAGTTGTCCGATCCTGCAGGATGTCGAGCCGTTCCTCAGACAGACACTCAGTGGCTCACCAGGGACCAGCGATCGTGGAAGGATTAATGCAACG CTCCTGCAGGTGCTGGCCAGCAGCCGTCGCCTGGAGCAGAAGCTGGACCAGTGCATTTGGACCCAGAAGGTTTTTATTGTCCTGGTGATCGGCTTGACCGCTTTGTGGGGCTTCACTCTGTACATCCACTTCTCCACTGGATATTCTAAGTGGACCAcggctaaaaactaa
- the gemin8 gene encoding gem-associated protein 8 isoform X1 — MQEDIGTVMSWFSSPVYSRYWQHYQQAMAWHQRHRRAYRKALEAAYGHAYSQERHPGSQERHPGSQERHPGGHRHRYADWNAGEDGDGDEESSSDSEIECDVSNMEISEELRQYFAQTEKHREELKKQQQLEAEQHESYVADDQDLRAASWRNNTAPPSERPGERRGAEMKKLYGEDAAKIMAMEAAMQLSFDRNCDMKQPKYWPVIPLKL, encoded by the exons ATG CAGGAGGACATCGGCACTGTGATGTCCTGGTTTTCCAGCCCTGTGTACAGCCGCTACTGGCAGCACTACCAGCAGGCCATGGCCTGGCACCAGAGACACAGGCGGGCCTACCGCAAGGCCTTGGAGGCGGCCTACGGCCACGCGTACAGCCAGGAGCGCCATCCCGGCAGCCAGGAGCGCCATCCCGGCAGCCAGGAGCGCCATCCCGGCGGCCATCGGCACCGCTACGCTGACTGGAACGCAGGAGAGGACGGAGACGGGGACGAGGAGAGCAGCTCGGACAGCGAGATCGAGTGCGACGTGAGCAACATGGAGATCAGCGAGGAGCTGCGGCAGTACTTCGCCCAGACGGAGAAACACCGAGAGGAGCTGA agaagcagcagcagttggAGGCCGAGCAGCACGAGAGCTACGTGGCGGACGACCAGGACCTGCGCGCCGCCTCCTGGAGAAACAACACGGCGCCGCCCTCGGAGCGACCCGGCGAGAGACGCGGCGCCGAGATGAAGAAGCTCTACGGCGAGGACGCTGCAAAGATCATGGCCATGGAGGCAGCGATGCAGCTCAGTTTTGACAGGAACTGCGACATGAAGCAGCCCAAGTACTGGCCCGTCATCCCGCTGAAGCTGTGA
- the gemin8 gene encoding gem-associated protein 8 isoform X2 — protein sequence MEDIGTVMSWFSSPVYSRYWQHYQQAMAWHQRHRRAYRKALEAAYGHAYSQERHPGSQERHPGSQERHPGGHRHRYADWNAGEDGDGDEESSSDSEIECDVSNMEISEELRQYFAQTEKHREELKKQQQLEAEQHESYVADDQDLRAASWRNNTAPPSERPGERRGAEMKKLYGEDAAKIMAMEAAMQLSFDRNCDMKQPKYWPVIPLKL from the exons ATG GAGGACATCGGCACTGTGATGTCCTGGTTTTCCAGCCCTGTGTACAGCCGCTACTGGCAGCACTACCAGCAGGCCATGGCCTGGCACCAGAGACACAGGCGGGCCTACCGCAAGGCCTTGGAGGCGGCCTACGGCCACGCGTACAGCCAGGAGCGCCATCCCGGCAGCCAGGAGCGCCATCCCGGCAGCCAGGAGCGCCATCCCGGCGGCCATCGGCACCGCTACGCTGACTGGAACGCAGGAGAGGACGGAGACGGGGACGAGGAGAGCAGCTCGGACAGCGAGATCGAGTGCGACGTGAGCAACATGGAGATCAGCGAGGAGCTGCGGCAGTACTTCGCCCAGACGGAGAAACACCGAGAGGAGCTGA agaagcagcagcagttggAGGCCGAGCAGCACGAGAGCTACGTGGCGGACGACCAGGACCTGCGCGCCGCCTCCTGGAGAAACAACACGGCGCCGCCCTCGGAGCGACCCGGCGAGAGACGCGGCGCCGAGATGAAGAAGCTCTACGGCGAGGACGCTGCAAAGATCATGGCCATGGAGGCAGCGATGCAGCTCAGTTTTGACAGGAACTGCGACATGAAGCAGCCCAAGTACTGGCCCGTCATCCCGCTGAAGCTGTGA